The following are encoded together in the Eulemur rufifrons isolate Redbay chromosome 28, OSU_ERuf_1, whole genome shotgun sequence genome:
- the NDST2 gene encoding bifunctional heparan sulfate N-deacetylase/N-sulfotransferase 2 isoform X1, which yields MLQLWKVVRPARQLELHRLILLLIAFSLGSMGFLAYYVSTSPKAKEPLPLPLGDCSSGGAAGPGLARPPVPPRPPRPPETARTEPVVLVFVESAYSQLGQEIVAILESSRFRYSTELAPGRGDMPTLTDHTRGRYVLVIYENLLKYVNLDAWSRELLDRYCVEYGVGIIGFFRAHEHSLLSAQLKGFPLFLHSNLGLRDYQVNPSAPLLHLTRPSHLEPGPLPGDDWTIFQSNHSTYEPVLLASLRPAEPPVPGPVPRRARLPTVVQDLGLHDGIQRVLFGHGLSFWLHKLIFVDAVAYLTGKRLCLDLDRYILVDIDDIFVGKEGTRMKVADVEALLTTQNKLRTLVPNFTFNLGFSGKFYHTGTEEEDAGDDMLLKHRKEFWWFPHMWSHMQPHLFHNRSVLADQMRLNKQFALEHGIPTDLGYAVAPHHSGVYPIHTQLYEAWKSVWGIQVTSTEEYPHLRPARYRRGFIHNGIMVLPRQTCGLFTHTIFYNEYPGGSRELDRSIRGGELFLTVLLNPISIFMTHLSNYGNDRLGLYTFESLVRFLQCWTRLRLQTLPPVPLAQKYFELFPQERSPLWQNPCDDKRHKDIWSKEKTCDRLPKFLIVGPQKTGTTAIHFFLSLHPAVTSSFPSPSTFEEIQFFNGPNYHKGIDWYMDFFPVPSNASTDFLFEKSAAYFDSEVVPRRGAALLPRAKIITVLTNPADRAYSWYQHQRAHGDPVALNYTFYQVISASSQAPLGLRSLQNRCLVPGYYSTHLQRWLTYYPSGQLLIVDGQELRTNPAASMENIQKFLGITPFLNYTRTLRFDEDKGFWCQGLEGGKTRCLGRSKGRRYPDMDTESRLFLTDFFRNHNLELSKLLSRLGQPVPSWLREELQHSSLG from the exons ATGCTCCAGCTGTGGAAGGTGGTACGCCCAGCTCGGCAGCTGGAACTGCATCGCCTCATATTGCTGCTGATTGCCTTCAGCCTGGGCTCCATGGGCTTCCTGGCTTACTACGTGTCTACCAGCCCCAAGGCCAAGGAACCCTTGCCCCTGCCCTTGGGAGACTGCAGCAGTGGTGGGGCAGCTGGCCCTGGCCTTGCACGGCCTCCAGTTCCACCTCGGCCCCCTAGGCCTCCAGAGACAGCTCGAACTGAACCTGTGGTACTTGTGTTTGTGGAGAGTGCATACTCACAGCTGGGGCAGGAGATCGTGGCCATCCTGGAGTCTAGTCGTTTTCGTTATAGCACTGAGCTGGCACCTGGCCGAGGGGACATGCCCACATTGACTGATCATACCCGTGGCCGCTATGTCTTGGTCATATATGAGAACCTGCTCAAGTATGTCAACCTAGATGCCTGGAGTCGGGAACTGCTGGACCGGTACTGTGTGGAATATGGTGTGGGCATCATTGGCTTTTTCCGAGCCCATGAGCACAGCCTACTGAGTGCCCAGCTCAAGGGCTTTCCCCTTTTTCTACACTCAAACTTGGGGCTCCGGGATTACCAAGTGAATCCTTCTGCCCCTCTGCTGCATCTCACACGCCCCAGCCACCTGGAGCCGGGGCCACTGCCTGGTGATGACTGGACTATCTTCCAATCCAATCACAGCACATACGAACCAGTGCTTCTTGCCAGCCTTCGGCCAGCTGAACCCCCCGTGCCAGGACCAGTGCCTCGTCGGGCCCGGCTTCCCACTGTGGTACAGGACCTGGGGCTTCATGATGGCATCCAGCGGGTGCTCTTTGGCCATGGCCTTTCCTTCTGGCTCCACAAACTTATCTTCGTCGATGCTGTTGCGTACCTCACTGGCAAGCGCCTCTGCCTAGACCTTGACCGCTACATCTTGGTAGATATTGACGACATCTTTGTTGGCAAGGAAGGAACTCGCATGAAGGTGGCTGATGTTGAG GCTCTGTTGACCACCCAGAACAAACTCAGGACCTTAGTCCCTAACTTCACCTTCAACTTGGGCTTCTCGGGCAAGTTCTATCATACTG ggacagaggaggaggatgcAGGGGACGACATGCTGCTGAAGCACCGCAAAGAGTTCTGGTGGTTCCCCCACATGTGGAGCCACATGCAGCCACACCTGTTCCACAATCGCTCCGTGCTGGCTGACCAGATGAGGCTCAACAAACAGTTTGCTCTG GAACATGGGATTCCCACGGATCTGGGGTATGCTGTGGCCCCCCACCACTCGGGCGTGTACCCCATCCACACGCAGCTCTATGAGGCCTGGAAATCTGTGTGGGGCATCCAGGTGACCAGCACCGAGGAATATCCCCATCTCCGCCCTGCCCGCTACCGCCGTGGCTTCATTCACAATGGCATTATG GTGCTGCCCCGGCAGACATGTGGCCTCTTCACTCACACAATCTTCTATAACGAGTATCCTGGGGGTTCTCGTGAACTAGACCGGAGCATCCGAGGTGGAGAGCTCTTTCTGACGGTGCTGCTTAATCCG ATCAGCATCTTTATGACCCATCTGTCCAATTATGGAAATGACCGGCTGGGCCTGTACACCTTTGAGAGCTTGGTGCGCTTCCTCCAGTGCTGGACACGGCTGCGCCTACAGACCCTTCCTCCTGTCCCTCTTGCACAAAAGTACTTTGAACTTTTCCCTCAGGAGCGAAGCCCACTCTGGCAG AATCCCTGTGACGACAAGAGGCATAAAGATATCTGGTCCAAGGAGAAAACCTGTGATCGGCTCCCAAAGTTCCTCATTGTGGGACCCCAGAAGACAG GGACCACAGCTATTCACTTCTTCCTGAGCCTGCACCCAGCTGTGACTAGCAGCTTCCCTAGCCCCAGCACCTTTGAGGAGATTCAGTTCTTCAACGGCCCTAATTACCACAAGGGTATTGACTG GTACATGGACTTCTTCCCTGTCCCTTCCAATGCCAGCACTGACTTCCTATTTGAAAAAAGTGCCGCCTACTTTGACTCAGAGGTTGTACCACGCCGGGGGGCTGCCCTCTTGCCACGAGCCAAGATCATCACCGTGCTCACCAACCCTGCTGACAGGGCCTACTCCTGGTACCAG CACCAGCGAGCACATGGAGATCCAGTTGCTCTGAACTATACCTTCTACCAGGTGATTTCAGCCTCCTCCCAGGCCCCTCTGGGACTTCGCTCCCTGCAGAACCGTTGTCTTGTCCCTGGCTACTATTCTACCCATCTGCAACGCTGGCTGACTTATTACCCCTCTGGACAG TTGCTGATTGTGGATGGGCAAGAGCTGCGTACCAACCCAGCAGCCTCAATGGAGAACATCCAGAAGTTCCTGGGTATCACACCCTTTCTGAACTACACACGGACCCTCAG GTTTGATGAAGATAAGGGATTTTGGTGCCAGGGACTTGAAGGTGGTAAGACTCGCTGTCTAGGCAGGAGCAAAGGCCGGAGGTACCCAGATATGGACACTGAG TCCCGCCTTTTCCTTACGGATTTTTTTCGGAACCATAATTTGGAGTTGTCGAAGCTGCTGAGCCGGCTTGGACAGCCAGTGCCCTCATGGCTTCGGGAAGAACTGCAGCATTCCAGTCTGGGCTGA
- the NDST2 gene encoding bifunctional heparan sulfate N-deacetylase/N-sulfotransferase 2 isoform X2 → MLQLWKVVRPARQLELHRLILLLIAFSLGSMGFLAYYVSTSPKAKEPLPLPLGDCSSGGAAGPGLARPPVPPRPPRPPETARTEPVVLVFVESAYSQLGQEIVAILESSRFRYSTELAPGRGDMPTLTDHTRGRYVLVIYENLLKYVNLDAWSRELLDRTYEPVLLASLRPAEPPVPGPVPRRARLPTVVQDLGLHDGIQRVLFGHGLSFWLHKLIFVDAVAYLTGKRLCLDLDRYILVDIDDIFVGKEGTRMKVADVEALLTTQNKLRTLVPNFTFNLGFSGKFYHTGTEEEDAGDDMLLKHRKEFWWFPHMWSHMQPHLFHNRSVLADQMRLNKQFALEHGIPTDLGYAVAPHHSGVYPIHTQLYEAWKSVWGIQVTSTEEYPHLRPARYRRGFIHNGIMVLPRQTCGLFTHTIFYNEYPGGSRELDRSIRGGELFLTVLLNPISIFMTHLSNYGNDRLGLYTFESLVRFLQCWTRLRLQTLPPVPLAQKYFELFPQERSPLWQNPCDDKRHKDIWSKEKTCDRLPKFLIVGPQKTGTTAIHFFLSLHPAVTSSFPSPSTFEEIQFFNGPNYHKGIDWYMDFFPVPSNASTDFLFEKSAAYFDSEVVPRRGAALLPRAKIITVLTNPADRAYSWYQHQRAHGDPVALNYTFYQVISASSQAPLGLRSLQNRCLVPGYYSTHLQRWLTYYPSGQLLIVDGQELRTNPAASMENIQKFLGITPFLNYTRTLRFDEDKGFWCQGLEGGKTRCLGRSKGRRYPDMDTESRLFLTDFFRNHNLELSKLLSRLGQPVPSWLREELQHSSLG, encoded by the exons ATGCTCCAGCTGTGGAAGGTGGTACGCCCAGCTCGGCAGCTGGAACTGCATCGCCTCATATTGCTGCTGATTGCCTTCAGCCTGGGCTCCATGGGCTTCCTGGCTTACTACGTGTCTACCAGCCCCAAGGCCAAGGAACCCTTGCCCCTGCCCTTGGGAGACTGCAGCAGTGGTGGGGCAGCTGGCCCTGGCCTTGCACGGCCTCCAGTTCCACCTCGGCCCCCTAGGCCTCCAGAGACAGCTCGAACTGAACCTGTGGTACTTGTGTTTGTGGAGAGTGCATACTCACAGCTGGGGCAGGAGATCGTGGCCATCCTGGAGTCTAGTCGTTTTCGTTATAGCACTGAGCTGGCACCTGGCCGAGGGGACATGCCCACATTGACTGATCATACCCGTGGCCGCTATGTCTTGGTCATATATGAGAACCTGCTCAAGTATGTCAACCTAGATGCCTGGAGTCGGGAACTGCTGGACCG CACATACGAACCAGTGCTTCTTGCCAGCCTTCGGCCAGCTGAACCCCCCGTGCCAGGACCAGTGCCTCGTCGGGCCCGGCTTCCCACTGTGGTACAGGACCTGGGGCTTCATGATGGCATCCAGCGGGTGCTCTTTGGCCATGGCCTTTCCTTCTGGCTCCACAAACTTATCTTCGTCGATGCTGTTGCGTACCTCACTGGCAAGCGCCTCTGCCTAGACCTTGACCGCTACATCTTGGTAGATATTGACGACATCTTTGTTGGCAAGGAAGGAACTCGCATGAAGGTGGCTGATGTTGAG GCTCTGTTGACCACCCAGAACAAACTCAGGACCTTAGTCCCTAACTTCACCTTCAACTTGGGCTTCTCGGGCAAGTTCTATCATACTG ggacagaggaggaggatgcAGGGGACGACATGCTGCTGAAGCACCGCAAAGAGTTCTGGTGGTTCCCCCACATGTGGAGCCACATGCAGCCACACCTGTTCCACAATCGCTCCGTGCTGGCTGACCAGATGAGGCTCAACAAACAGTTTGCTCTG GAACATGGGATTCCCACGGATCTGGGGTATGCTGTGGCCCCCCACCACTCGGGCGTGTACCCCATCCACACGCAGCTCTATGAGGCCTGGAAATCTGTGTGGGGCATCCAGGTGACCAGCACCGAGGAATATCCCCATCTCCGCCCTGCCCGCTACCGCCGTGGCTTCATTCACAATGGCATTATG GTGCTGCCCCGGCAGACATGTGGCCTCTTCACTCACACAATCTTCTATAACGAGTATCCTGGGGGTTCTCGTGAACTAGACCGGAGCATCCGAGGTGGAGAGCTCTTTCTGACGGTGCTGCTTAATCCG ATCAGCATCTTTATGACCCATCTGTCCAATTATGGAAATGACCGGCTGGGCCTGTACACCTTTGAGAGCTTGGTGCGCTTCCTCCAGTGCTGGACACGGCTGCGCCTACAGACCCTTCCTCCTGTCCCTCTTGCACAAAAGTACTTTGAACTTTTCCCTCAGGAGCGAAGCCCACTCTGGCAG AATCCCTGTGACGACAAGAGGCATAAAGATATCTGGTCCAAGGAGAAAACCTGTGATCGGCTCCCAAAGTTCCTCATTGTGGGACCCCAGAAGACAG GGACCACAGCTATTCACTTCTTCCTGAGCCTGCACCCAGCTGTGACTAGCAGCTTCCCTAGCCCCAGCACCTTTGAGGAGATTCAGTTCTTCAACGGCCCTAATTACCACAAGGGTATTGACTG GTACATGGACTTCTTCCCTGTCCCTTCCAATGCCAGCACTGACTTCCTATTTGAAAAAAGTGCCGCCTACTTTGACTCAGAGGTTGTACCACGCCGGGGGGCTGCCCTCTTGCCACGAGCCAAGATCATCACCGTGCTCACCAACCCTGCTGACAGGGCCTACTCCTGGTACCAG CACCAGCGAGCACATGGAGATCCAGTTGCTCTGAACTATACCTTCTACCAGGTGATTTCAGCCTCCTCCCAGGCCCCTCTGGGACTTCGCTCCCTGCAGAACCGTTGTCTTGTCCCTGGCTACTATTCTACCCATCTGCAACGCTGGCTGACTTATTACCCCTCTGGACAG TTGCTGATTGTGGATGGGCAAGAGCTGCGTACCAACCCAGCAGCCTCAATGGAGAACATCCAGAAGTTCCTGGGTATCACACCCTTTCTGAACTACACACGGACCCTCAG GTTTGATGAAGATAAGGGATTTTGGTGCCAGGGACTTGAAGGTGGTAAGACTCGCTGTCTAGGCAGGAGCAAAGGCCGGAGGTACCCAGATATGGACACTGAG TCCCGCCTTTTCCTTACGGATTTTTTTCGGAACCATAATTTGGAGTTGTCGAAGCTGCTGAGCCGGCTTGGACAGCCAGTGCCCTCATGGCTTCGGGAAGAACTGCAGCATTCCAGTCTGGGCTGA